A genomic stretch from Salmo salar unplaced genomic scaffold, Ssal_v3.1, whole genome shotgun sequence includes:
- the zcrb1 gene encoding zinc finger CCHC-type and RNA-binding motif-containing protein 1: protein MSGGLAPSRSTVYVSNLPFSLTNSDLHKLFSKYGKVVKVTIVKDKETRKSKGVAFVLFLDKESAQSCFRSLNNKQLFGRTVKASIAIDNGRATEFIRRRNYTDKSKCYECGDTGHLSYACPKNLLGEREPPKKKEKKKKKKVEEPDEVEEEESEEEGEDPALDSLSQAIAFQQARLEEEQHRRQQTAFVAEEAGQASTSDDSKKPRIKKSVYFSDEEELSD, encoded by the exons ATGAGTGGTGGTTTGGCTCCCAGTAGAAGCACAGTCTATGTGTCCAACCTGCCCTTCTCTCTAACCAACAGTGATCTacacaag cttttcagcAAATATGGAAAAGTTGTGAA GGTGACAATAGTCAAAGATAAAGAAACACGCAAAAGTAAAGGTGTGGCTTTTGTGCTCTTCCTGGACAAAGAGTCTGCGCAGAGCTGCTTTAGATCACTCAACAATAAACAG TTGTTTGGAAGAACAGTGAAAGCGAGCATTGCAATAGACAACGGGCGAGCAACTGAATTTATCAGGAGGCGAAACTACACAGACAAGTCCAAATGTTATGAATGTGGG GATACAGGGCACTTAAGCTATGCATGCCCAAAAAACTTGCTTGGTGAACGAGAACCCCCGAAGAAGaaagaaaagaagaagaagaaaaaggttGAAGAGCCTGATGAAGT agaagaggaggaaagtgaggaagaaggagaggaccCTGCTCTTGACAGCTTAAGTCAAGCCATAGCTTTCCAG CAAGCACGACTTGAGGAGGAGCAGCATAGGCGACAGCAGACGGCCTTCGTGGCTGAGGAGGCCGGTCAGGCTTCTACATCAGACGACTCCAAGAAACCCAGGATCAAAAAGAGTGTCTACTTCAGTGACGAGGAAGAACTGAGCGACTGA